From BD1-7 clade bacterium, one genomic window encodes:
- the hslU gene encoding ATP-dependent protease ATPase subunit HslU, whose amino-acid sequence MSTMTPREIVHELNKHIIGQDDAKRSVAIALRNRWRRMQIEEELRNEISPKNILMIGPTGVGKTEIARRLAKLAKAPFIKVEATKFTEVGYVGRDVESIVRDLVDASIKMIREDEMTKVQNRALDAAEERILDALLPPARNFDEESKKAEDSTTRQLFRKKLREGDLDEKEIDIEVSAAPVGVEIMAPPGMEDMTSQLQNMFSSFGGDRTKNKKMTVKSAMKQIQEEEAGKLLNEDEVKAKAVEAVEQTGMVFIDEIDKVAKRGEGGGTDVSREGVQRDLLPLIEGSTVNTKHGMVKTDHILFIASGAFHLAKPSDLIPELQGRLPIRVELSALSPEDFVRILREPDASLIRQYKALLDTDGLTLDFTDDGIRRVAEIAWEVNDRTENIGARRLHTVMERLLDEASFEATDMTEETLVVDGAFVDNKLGSLVQDHDLSRFIL is encoded by the coding sequence ATGTCGACAATGACGCCCCGTGAAATTGTTCACGAACTCAACAAACACATTATCGGGCAAGACGATGCTAAGCGCTCTGTCGCTATCGCCCTGCGTAATCGCTGGCGCCGTATGCAGATCGAAGAAGAGCTGCGCAATGAAATTAGTCCCAAAAATATACTGATGATCGGCCCTACCGGTGTTGGCAAAACCGAAATCGCCCGCCGTTTAGCGAAGCTGGCCAAGGCGCCTTTTATTAAGGTTGAAGCCACCAAATTTACCGAAGTGGGTTACGTCGGTCGTGACGTTGAATCTATCGTTCGTGATTTGGTCGATGCATCGATCAAAATGATTCGCGAAGATGAAATGACCAAGGTTCAAAATCGAGCTTTGGATGCCGCCGAAGAGCGTATTCTGGATGCACTGCTGCCTCCGGCGCGTAATTTTGATGAGGAATCCAAAAAGGCCGAAGATTCGACAACTCGCCAGTTGTTCCGCAAAAAGCTGCGTGAAGGCGATTTGGATGAGAAGGAAATCGATATTGAAGTGTCTGCAGCACCCGTGGGTGTTGAGATCATGGCACCGCCCGGCATGGAAGACATGACCAGCCAGCTGCAGAATATGTTTTCGAGCTTTGGCGGTGATCGTACCAAAAACAAGAAGATGACTGTGAAATCGGCGATGAAACAGATTCAGGAAGAAGAAGCCGGCAAACTGTTAAACGAAGATGAAGTCAAAGCCAAAGCGGTTGAAGCCGTTGAGCAAACCGGCATGGTATTTATCGATGAAATCGACAAAGTCGCCAAGCGCGGCGAAGGTGGTGGTACCGATGTCTCCCGTGAAGGGGTTCAACGTGATTTGCTGCCGTTAATCGAAGGCTCTACCGTGAATACCAAACACGGCATGGTTAAAACAGACCATATCCTGTTTATCGCCTCCGGTGCATTCCATTTAGCTAAACCATCGGACTTGATCCCGGAATTACAGGGTCGTTTACCGATTCGTGTCGAGCTCAGTGCATTATCACCTGAAGACTTTGTGCGCATCTTGCGTGAGCCGGACGCCTCGTTGATTCGTCAGTACAAAGCTCTGCTAGATACTGACGGACTGACGCTAGATTTCACTGATGACGGCATTCGTCGTGTAGCTGAAATCGCCTGGGAAGTGAACGATCGCACAGAGAACATTGGAGCTCGTCGTTTGCACACGGTAATGGAGCGGTTGTTGGATGAAGCCTCCTTCGAAGCGACCGACATGACCGAAGAGACATTGGTAGTCGACGGTGCTTTTGTCGACAACAAGCTCGGCAGTCTTGTGCAAGATCATGATCTTAGTCGCTTTATCCTCTAA
- the hslV gene encoding ATP-dependent protease subunit HslV, with amino-acid sequence MEQYRGTTILSVRRAGKVVVGGDGQVSMGNTVMKGNARKVRTLYNERVLAGFAGGTADAFTLFELFESQLEKYQGHLTRAAVELAKMWRTERALRQLEALLIVADKETTLVITGNGDVIEPEDNMIAIGSGGSFAQSAARALMDNTELGARDIVEKSLEIAGDVCVYTNHSRTIKELDSET; translated from the coding sequence GTGGAACAATACCGAGGTACCACGATTCTGTCTGTACGCCGCGCCGGAAAGGTCGTAGTTGGCGGTGACGGGCAGGTTTCTATGGGCAACACCGTCATGAAAGGTAACGCCCGCAAAGTCCGCACGCTCTACAATGAACGTGTTTTAGCTGGTTTTGCTGGCGGCACCGCTGATGCATTTACCCTGTTTGAACTGTTTGAATCTCAGCTTGAAAAATATCAAGGCCATTTGACGCGTGCAGCCGTTGAGTTAGCCAAAATGTGGCGTACTGAGCGCGCATTGCGTCAACTCGAAGCATTGCTGATTGTTGCTGACAAAGAAACCACGCTGGTAATTACGGGTAATGGTGATGTTATCGAACCTGAGGACAACATGATTGCCATCGGCAGTGGTGGCTCGTTTGCTCAGTCTGCGGCACGCGCGTTGATGGATAATACGGAACTGGGTGCCCGGGATATCGTCGAAAAGAGCCTGGAAATCGCGGGTGACGTTTGTGTTTACACCAACCACTCACGAACCATCAAAGAACTCGATAGCGAAACCTAA
- the rlmI gene encoding Ribosomal RNA large subunit methyltransferase I, with protein MNSLRISARAEKRLKSGHLWIFSNEVDTQATPLKGMTDGEQVVVEAPSGRVIGYALMNPTALICGRLVGRRKSLDRKALKQRIQQALLLRETVYDAPYYRLFYADGDYLPGLIIDRYGDHCVVQINSKGLEPFQADIAEILHELVQCEGVLFRNDGNSRKVEGLEVKDNDEYGSVPDRVTLIENGVQFHAPVKSGQKTGWFYDHRDNRARIANLCEGKRVLDVFSYVGAWGIQCLAGGANELVSVDASEQALDVLEQNADLNGFGDRIQSFHGNAFDAMESFVEAKEKFDVIVLDPPAFIKRKKDMRNGQQAYRRINELGLRLLEKDGLMVSASCSMHLHHDQLQDAVQQGARHVDRALSLIYKGGHAADHPIHPAIAETEYLKAQIYLRRG; from the coding sequence ATGAACTCACTTCGCATCAGTGCGCGCGCTGAAAAGCGCCTGAAATCCGGTCACCTTTGGATCTTCAGCAACGAGGTCGATACCCAGGCAACGCCGCTGAAAGGAATGACTGATGGCGAGCAGGTTGTCGTTGAAGCGCCGTCAGGCCGAGTGATCGGCTATGCGCTGATGAACCCAACCGCGCTGATTTGTGGGCGCTTGGTTGGCCGTCGCAAATCGTTGGACCGTAAGGCGTTGAAGCAACGGATTCAGCAAGCGTTGCTGTTACGCGAGACCGTCTATGATGCGCCCTACTACCGGTTGTTTTATGCCGACGGCGACTATTTGCCTGGGTTGATCATCGATCGTTACGGCGACCATTGTGTGGTGCAAATTAACAGTAAGGGTCTTGAGCCGTTTCAGGCTGATATCGCCGAAATTTTGCATGAACTGGTGCAATGTGAAGGTGTTTTGTTCCGCAATGACGGCAATAGCCGCAAGGTCGAAGGCCTGGAAGTTAAAGACAACGATGAATACGGTAGTGTGCCCGACCGAGTTACGCTGATTGAGAATGGTGTGCAATTTCATGCGCCCGTAAAAAGTGGGCAGAAAACGGGGTGGTTTTATGATCACCGCGATAATCGCGCGCGGATTGCCAATCTCTGCGAAGGCAAACGTGTGCTGGATGTCTTCAGTTACGTTGGCGCATGGGGTATTCAGTGTCTTGCCGGTGGTGCTAACGAGCTGGTCAGTGTGGATGCGTCGGAGCAAGCATTGGATGTACTCGAACAAAATGCCGATCTGAACGGCTTTGGTGATCGGATCCAGTCATTCCACGGCAATGCGTTTGATGCGATGGAAAGTTTTGTTGAAGCCAAAGAGAAGTTTGACGTTATTGTGCTTGATCCGCCTGCGTTTATTAAACGCAAGAAAGACATGCGTAACGGTCAGCAAGCTTATCGACGTATCAATGAATTGGGTTTGAGATTACTTGAAAAAGACGGGCTTATGGTGTCGGCATCCTGTTCTATGCACTTGCACCATGATCAGCTTCAGGATGCTGTGCAGCAAGGCGCTCGCCATGTCGATCGCGCCCTTTCGCTGATCTATAAAGGTGGACACGCTGCCGATCATCCTATTCATCCTGCCATTGCCGAGACCGAGTATCTCAAAGCACAGATCTACTTGCGTCGCGGTTGA
- the gcvH gene encoding Glycine cleavage system H protein, with amino-acid sequence MSDLPTELKYAGSHEWARLEDGVVTVGITDHAQEALGDVVYVELPEVGDQINAQDEAGVVESVKAASDIYAPVSGEVIAINEDLEDAPETINGDAYGDGWFFKIRISDETELENLMASDDYQQQIEGEEA; translated from the coding sequence ATGAGCGATTTGCCAACTGAATTAAAATACGCGGGCAGCCACGAGTGGGCGCGCCTCGAAGATGGCGTTGTGACGGTGGGTATTACCGACCACGCGCAAGAAGCATTGGGTGATGTTGTTTATGTTGAGCTGCCTGAAGTGGGTGATCAGATCAACGCACAGGATGAAGCCGGTGTTGTTGAATCCGTAAAAGCAGCCTCAGATATCTATGCACCGGTTTCCGGTGAAGTCATTGCTATCAACGAAGATCTTGAAGATGCACCGGAAACCATCAATGGCGATGCCTATGGTGACGGTTGGTTCTTTAAGATCCGCATCTCGGATGAAACCGAGCTGGAAAACTTGATGGCATCGGATGACTATCAGCAGCAAATTGAAGGCGAAGAAGCCTGA
- the phnV gene encoding Putative 2-aminoethylphosphonate transport system permease protein PhnV: MLKRHYLLLAPVVLMVLVPIIAVFSAWTEVDTSLWRHFLQTRLPELLWNTILLMVLVGAGVVLVGVGLAWLICRYDFVGRRWLEWALILPMAVPAYVMAFVYLGVFDYSGPLQSLLRDAGLEWLTVNDIRNPVTVALVMTSVLYPYVYLLARNAFLNQSASMIEAAQSLGASPRRVVWTVQLGMARPAIVAGLALALMETLADFGTVAIFNYDTFTVAIYKAWFDYFDLQLACQLASLLLTLVFVALLLEGASRGRKTYAGQGRQPQRKSLTGLPAIAVLVLIGSVLLLSFVLPSVQLVIWALNDVSAQWNSRFYDLVWHTLVLAVGAAILTASVALGLALMQRFQTSRWVSRGIAVAKLGYALPGTVLAVGIVVPLGWFEKSTLGLKQSLSLGPDHWILGSVFALLMAYMIRFLTVGFGPLETSFSRISQSLPEAARSLGASRLRVFRQVYLPLVRPGLALAILLVFVDVMKEMPATLLMRPFGWDTLAVRIYELTSEGEYQLAALPALCLLVVGLIPIALTLQQQRHQTRV, from the coding sequence ATGCTTAAACGTCACTATCTCTTGCTGGCACCAGTCGTACTAATGGTGCTGGTGCCTATCATTGCAGTATTTTCTGCCTGGACTGAGGTCGATACCTCGCTGTGGCGGCATTTTTTGCAAACGCGGCTGCCTGAGCTGCTTTGGAACACCATACTGCTGATGGTATTGGTGGGGGCCGGCGTTGTGCTGGTAGGTGTCGGGTTGGCTTGGTTGATCTGCCGCTATGATTTTGTCGGCCGTCGATGGCTCGAATGGGCTTTAATTTTGCCAATGGCGGTGCCTGCCTATGTTATGGCTTTTGTGTACCTGGGCGTATTTGATTACAGCGGCCCATTGCAATCGTTGTTGCGGGACGCCGGTCTTGAGTGGCTGACAGTTAATGATATTCGTAACCCTGTCACCGTTGCGCTGGTGATGACCAGTGTGCTTTACCCCTACGTCTACCTCCTAGCCCGCAATGCATTTTTGAACCAATCTGCCAGCATGATCGAGGCTGCCCAAAGTTTGGGCGCAAGTCCAAGACGCGTGGTTTGGACTGTTCAGCTGGGTATGGCACGACCAGCCATTGTCGCGGGGTTGGCATTGGCGCTCATGGAAACGCTTGCAGACTTTGGTACCGTCGCGATTTTTAATTATGACACGTTTACCGTTGCTATCTATAAAGCCTGGTTTGATTACTTCGATTTGCAGCTCGCGTGCCAGCTGGCCTCGTTGTTGCTGACACTGGTATTTGTTGCCTTACTGTTGGAGGGCGCTAGCCGCGGCCGAAAAACCTATGCCGGACAAGGGCGCCAGCCACAACGAAAGTCGTTGACGGGTTTACCTGCGATAGCCGTACTGGTGTTGATCGGCAGCGTGTTGTTACTGAGTTTTGTATTGCCCAGTGTTCAGTTGGTGATTTGGGCGTTGAATGATGTTTCAGCGCAATGGAACAGCCGTTTTTATGATCTGGTGTGGCACACATTAGTCTTGGCCGTTGGCGCTGCCATCTTGACGGCCTCTGTCGCATTGGGCTTGGCATTGATGCAACGCTTTCAAACCAGCCGGTGGGTGAGTCGTGGTATTGCGGTTGCCAAATTGGGTTATGCATTGCCCGGAACCGTTTTAGCGGTGGGCATCGTAGTACCTTTGGGGTGGTTTGAAAAATCGACCCTAGGGCTAAAACAATCATTAAGCCTCGGGCCCGATCATTGGATACTCGGTAGTGTGTTTGCGCTGTTGATGGCATACATGATCCGTTTTTTAACCGTCGGCTTTGGTCCGTTAGAAACCAGTTTCTCTCGGATTAGTCAGAGCTTGCCGGAAGCAGCACGTTCTTTGGGTGCCAGTCGTTTACGGGTATTTCGGCAAGTCTATTTACCCTTGGTGCGTCCGGGGCTGGCGTTGGCGATCTTGCTGGTATTTGTTGATGTTATGAAAGAAATGCCAGCGACCTTGTTGATGCGTCCTTTTGGTTGGGACACATTAGCGGTGCGAATTTATGAGTTAACGTCAGAAGGTGAATACCAGTTGGCAGCCCTGCCGGCCTTGTGTTTATTAGTGGTTGGGCTAATTCCTATCGCGCTTACGCTGCAGCAACAGCGCCATCAAACTCGTGTTTGA
- a CDS encoding putative binding protein component of ABC iron transporter, with the protein MNNWVKGCLLAGTVLLTGCGGEQAANTTAEKKSGDDAQAEAKEVVVYSARKEHLIKPLFDAYTEQTGVKITYITDKAGPLLVRLKSEGASTPADILLTTDVGFLWKAQQEGVLAPLQSEVLSANVPVHLRDKSGYWYGLTQRARTLVYNSDNIQPAQMSTYEALAEPAFKGKLCLRTSKKVYNQSLVASLIVNDGMDKTREVVGGWVNNLAVAPFANDTAAMKAVLAGQCDVTVVNTYYYGRLESKGEQGALKIYWPNQAEDQRGVHMNISGAGLTQHAKHPKQAQALLEWLSSTQAQQLLAGLNLEFPVNPAVSPVDQVVAWGSFKADDVALDDVAAKQREAVQIMDAAGYR; encoded by the coding sequence GTGAATAATTGGGTAAAAGGCTGCCTACTAGCGGGCACTGTGCTGCTAACGGGCTGTGGTGGTGAGCAAGCTGCAAACACAACGGCTGAAAAGAAATCAGGCGACGATGCGCAAGCAGAAGCAAAAGAAGTGGTTGTTTACAGTGCTCGTAAGGAGCACCTGATCAAACCATTGTTTGATGCATACACCGAGCAGACCGGCGTCAAGATCACCTACATTACCGACAAAGCCGGGCCATTGCTGGTTCGTTTGAAAAGCGAAGGTGCCAGTACCCCTGCGGATATACTGCTGACCACCGATGTCGGCTTTCTCTGGAAAGCGCAGCAAGAAGGTGTTTTGGCACCCCTACAATCTGAAGTGCTGAGTGCCAATGTTCCTGTGCATCTGCGTGACAAATCCGGATACTGGTACGGGCTAACGCAACGTGCCCGCACGTTGGTTTACAACAGCGATAACATTCAACCTGCGCAAATGAGTACCTACGAAGCGCTTGCTGAGCCCGCGTTTAAGGGCAAACTCTGTCTACGAACGTCGAAAAAAGTCTACAATCAATCGCTGGTTGCCAGCCTGATTGTTAACGACGGCATGGACAAAACCCGTGAAGTTGTTGGCGGCTGGGTCAATAACCTGGCAGTTGCTCCATTTGCCAATGATACCGCTGCAATGAAAGCCGTATTGGCTGGGCAATGTGATGTCACTGTGGTGAATACTTACTATTACGGCCGCCTTGAAAGTAAAGGTGAGCAAGGTGCACTGAAAATCTATTGGCCAAACCAAGCCGAAGATCAGCGCGGTGTGCATATGAATATCTCCGGTGCGGGTTTGACCCAACATGCGAAACACCCGAAGCAGGCGCAAGCGTTATTGGAGTGGTTAAGTTCGACGCAGGCGCAGCAATTGTTGGCTGGGTTGAATCTTGAGTTTCCGGTAAACCCTGCTGTGTCGCCGGTTGATCAGGTCGTGGCGTGGGGCAGCTTTAAGGCCGATGATGTGGCGTTGGATGATGTCGCCGCTAAGCAACGTGAAGCGGTACAGATTATGGATGCTGCTGGTTATCGCTAG
- the ubiI gene encoding 2-octaprenylphenol hydroxylase, translating to MTQNIPAFDVAIIGSGIAGSALACALNNTDLKVVVIEGGTLPDQAPTCDSRLDAFDPRVSALTRASESFLEQLGIWPRISALRSQMFDSMYVWDGEGTGNIQFDAREIHQSHLGTLVENRVIVYSLVEELQMSPNVKFLQGVKVRGIVSQTVGGDKHPTHVIELDQDRQVKAGLVVGADGANSFVRQTMDFKTREWDYGHHGLVCTIQTEKPHQNTAWQRFMHTGPCALLPLPDGENGEHFCSIVWSASVEEANRLMALDDQEFCDTLTSATESCLGNVVGASRRFSFPLRQRHALDYVQDGIALVADAAHTIHPLAGQGINLGLQDVRVLAEELLRAHRSGHRIGDLRVLSRYQRRRKGDNLMMMTVMEGFKHLFGQQSLAVSWIRHLGMAGVGQVVPLKRQIMKQAMGVR from the coding sequence ATGACCCAGAATATTCCAGCATTTGATGTCGCTATTATTGGCTCTGGCATTGCCGGGTCGGCGCTCGCCTGTGCGTTGAATAATACCGATCTTAAAGTGGTGGTTATTGAAGGCGGTACATTGCCTGATCAAGCGCCAACATGTGACAGTCGTCTTGATGCTTTTGATCCACGAGTCAGTGCCTTAACTCGAGCTAGCGAGAGTTTTCTCGAACAGCTTGGTATCTGGCCGCGGATTTCAGCATTGCGTTCACAAATGTTTGATAGCATGTATGTTTGGGATGGCGAAGGCACCGGTAATATTCAGTTTGACGCTCGAGAGATCCACCAATCGCATTTGGGGACATTGGTTGAGAATCGGGTGATTGTTTATAGCTTGGTTGAAGAGCTGCAAATGAGCCCGAATGTGAAGTTTTTGCAGGGTGTGAAAGTGCGCGGCATTGTTAGCCAGACAGTCGGTGGTGATAAACATCCAACCCATGTTATTGAATTGGATCAAGACCGACAGGTTAAAGCCGGGCTGGTTGTTGGCGCTGATGGTGCGAATTCTTTTGTGCGTCAAACGATGGATTTTAAGACTCGTGAGTGGGATTACGGTCACCACGGGTTGGTATGCACGATACAGACGGAAAAGCCCCACCAAAACACCGCTTGGCAACGATTTATGCACACCGGGCCATGCGCCTTGTTGCCATTACCTGATGGCGAGAATGGTGAGCATTTCTGTTCGATTGTTTGGTCTGCTAGCGTCGAAGAGGCCAACCGTTTGATGGCTTTGGATGATCAGGAATTCTGTGACACGCTGACATCTGCAACCGAATCCTGTTTGGGCAATGTAGTCGGTGCGTCGCGTCGTTTTAGTTTTCCGCTGCGTCAACGTCATGCGCTCGACTATGTGCAAGACGGCATTGCGCTGGTTGCGGATGCCGCCCACACGATTCACCCGCTGGCAGGTCAAGGCATTAACCTCGGGCTGCAGGATGTTCGTGTGTTGGCAGAAGAACTGTTGCGGGCGCATCGCAGTGGACATCGCATTGGAGATCTTCGGGTATTGAGCCGTTACCAGCGTCGACGTAAAGGCGACAACCTGATGATGATGACGGTGATGGAAGGATTTAAGCATCTGTTTGGGCAGCAATCGCTTGCTGTTAGCTGGATTCGTCATCTCGGCATGGCTGGTGTGGGCCAAGTTGTGCCACTGAAGCGTCAAATTATGAAGCAGGCGATGGGTGTGCGATAA
- the ubiH gene encoding 2-octaprenyl-6-methoxyphenol hydroxylase produces the protein MSELQHVDIAIIGGGMVGASLAALLPASLSVALLESFPMPAMDAKIPQYQPSYDARSTALSHSSYTIFEQAGIWPLLRQHVEPIQQVHVSDKGNWGSTVMDHQSEGLEALGFVVENAWLGRSLLHFLQHNTAVNFLCPATVHQVRPQSDGAEIEYRLGRDDTTPVQKLTAKLVVVADGARSQICSSLGIHTNVTDYQHTAIVTNVSTSEPHQGTAYERFTANGPLALLPLTAQDGENRSALIWTMPSDIAEPLIDADDSAFLAALQDTFGRRMGEFQRVGQRHAYPLMLTTVDEQVRRHLVVLGNAAHSLHPVAGQGFNLALRDVQVLANLIADGQKTGRSSGELTLLEEYQRQQLLDQKTTALFSDVLPGLFARRQLPLVVGRGMGLLALELVPSLKSSFVRFATGMRQHSGGGY, from the coding sequence ATGAGCGAATTGCAGCACGTAGATATCGCCATTATCGGCGGCGGCATGGTCGGGGCGAGCTTGGCGGCGTTGTTGCCCGCCTCGCTGTCGGTCGCTTTGTTGGAAAGTTTTCCAATGCCGGCAATGGATGCAAAAATTCCCCAATATCAACCGAGCTATGACGCCCGCTCAACGGCACTATCGCACAGTAGCTATACCATTTTTGAGCAGGCCGGCATCTGGCCTCTTTTGCGTCAGCACGTTGAGCCGATTCAACAAGTGCATGTGTCGGACAAGGGCAATTGGGGCTCAACGGTCATGGATCATCAATCTGAGGGCTTAGAAGCACTGGGATTTGTGGTGGAAAATGCCTGGTTGGGTCGTTCACTGCTGCATTTTTTACAACATAATACGGCGGTTAATTTTTTGTGTCCGGCGACGGTTCATCAGGTGCGCCCGCAGTCCGATGGTGCTGAAATCGAATATCGACTCGGACGTGACGATACGACTCCCGTGCAAAAATTAACGGCAAAGTTGGTAGTGGTTGCCGACGGTGCTCGATCACAAATTTGTTCAAGCTTGGGTATTCATACCAACGTCACGGATTACCAGCATACGGCCATCGTTACGAATGTTAGTACTTCAGAACCGCATCAAGGGACTGCCTACGAGCGTTTTACGGCCAACGGCCCATTGGCATTGTTGCCGCTAACGGCGCAAGACGGTGAAAATCGCAGTGCGTTGATTTGGACGATGCCGTCAGATATTGCAGAGCCGTTGATTGATGCCGATGATTCTGCCTTCCTTGCCGCACTGCAGGATACATTTGGTCGTCGGATGGGCGAGTTTCAGCGGGTCGGGCAGAGACATGCGTATCCGCTGATGTTAACCACCGTTGATGAACAAGTACGTAGGCACCTTGTTGTGCTTGGTAACGCCGCTCACAGCTTACACCCGGTTGCCGGGCAAGGTTTTAATCTCGCGCTTCGTGATGTTCAGGTATTAGCGAACCTTATTGCTGATGGGCAAAAAACAGGGCGCTCTTCCGGAGAACTGACGCTGCTTGAGGAGTATCAGCGCCAGCAATTGCTGGATCAAAAAACGACGGCGTTGTTTTCTGATGTGTTGCCAGGGCTCTTTGCGCGTCGTCAGTTGCCGCTAGTCGTTGGGCGCGGTATGGGGCTGCTCGCGCTTGAATTGGTGCCCTCATTGAAATCGTCGTTTGTGCGCTTCGCAACCGGTATGCGCCAGCACAGTGGCGGTGGCTACTGA
- the pepP gene encoding Xaa-Pro aminopeptidase — protein MPMLRIKASEFALRRARLMEDMAPGSIAIIPSAREVPRNSDVNFPFRQDSDFYYLTGFDEPDAVAVLAPGREQGEYVIFCRDRDPERELWDGYRAGPEGVCREYKADDGFPIDDIDDILPGLIEGHPRVYYSLGRHLEFDAKVMHWLNTIRANRRAGSLAPGEFVDLNHLLHDLRLFKSAAEIAVMRESGALAARAHCRAMREAKTVTYEYQLDAAIMHEFMMGGVRQAAYPSIVGGGTNACVLHYVENRDKLNDGDLVLIDAGADYDYYASDITRTFPVNGRFSEPQRALYQLVLDAHKAALEQVLPGNPFNAPHDASVRVITAGLVQLGLLSGDVDTLIEEEAYKPFYMHRVSHWLGMDVHDVGDYKVDGIWRALEPGMTLTIEPGIYVATNNADVEEKWRGIGIRIEDDIAVTKSGYEILTDDVPREVQDIEALMADT, from the coding sequence ATGCCGATGCTAAGAATCAAAGCCAGTGAATTTGCCCTCCGTCGCGCCCGCCTTATGGAAGATATGGCACCGGGTTCAATCGCGATTATTCCGTCAGCACGTGAAGTACCACGTAACAGCGATGTGAATTTTCCGTTTCGCCAAGACAGTGACTTCTACTACCTTACCGGTTTTGATGAACCAGATGCGGTTGCGGTATTAGCCCCCGGTCGCGAGCAAGGCGAATATGTGATTTTCTGTCGTGACCGTGATCCAGAGCGTGAGTTGTGGGATGGCTATCGCGCGGGGCCTGAAGGCGTTTGCCGTGAATACAAGGCCGATGACGGGTTTCCGATTGACGATATTGATGACATTTTACCCGGGCTGATTGAAGGGCATCCGCGTGTTTATTACTCCCTAGGTCGGCATTTGGAATTTGATGCCAAGGTAATGCACTGGTTAAACACGATCCGTGCTAATCGGCGCGCTGGATCACTGGCGCCGGGCGAGTTTGTTGATTTGAATCATTTGCTACATGACTTACGTTTGTTCAAATCGGCTGCTGAGATTGCAGTGATGCGTGAATCCGGTGCGTTGGCCGCTAGGGCGCATTGTCGTGCTATGCGTGAGGCGAAAACGGTTACTTACGAATATCAATTGGATGCAGCCATCATGCACGAGTTTATGATGGGCGGTGTTCGACAAGCTGCCTACCCCAGCATCGTCGGTGGTGGCACCAATGCCTGTGTTCTGCATTACGTTGAAAACCGAGATAAGCTCAATGACGGCGACTTGGTATTGATAGATGCCGGTGCTGACTATGACTATTACGCCTCTGATATCACGCGTACGTTTCCGGTAAATGGGCGTTTTTCGGAGCCGCAACGCGCGCTCTATCAATTGGTTTTAGATGCGCATAAGGCCGCGCTTGAACAAGTTTTGCCAGGTAACCCGTTTAACGCCCCGCATGATGCGTCGGTGCGGGTCATCACAGCAGGGTTGGTTCAATTGGGTCTGTTGTCAGGTGATGTCGATACCCTTATTGAGGAAGAGGCGTATAAGCCATTTTACATGCATCGAGTCAGTCACTGGCTGGGTATGGATGTGCATGACGTTGGTGATTATAAGGTCGATGGCATCTGGCGTGCACTTGAACCGGGTATGACACTTACCATTGAACCGGGCATTTATGTGGCGACTAATAACGCCGATGTTGAGGAAAAGTGGCGAGGAATTGGCATTCGTATTGAAGATGATATTGCCGTAACAAAAAGCGGTTATGAAATTCTAACCGATGACGTACCCCGCGAAGTCCAAGATATTGAAGCACTGATGGCTGACACATGA
- the zapA gene encoding Cell division protein ZapA, whose translation MTAAPNKSVIKLLGKEYQIACSPEEEKALEQAAHYLDEQMRGIRDSGKVIGLERIAIMAALNISHELLSTTTTDESEVARQQAQVQKLNSKLDDTLHRLKQIKI comes from the coding sequence GTGACTGCTGCACCTAATAAGTCTGTTATCAAGCTACTTGGTAAGGAATACCAAATAGCCTGTTCGCCAGAAGAAGAAAAGGCGTTAGAACAGGCTGCTCATTATCTGGATGAACAGATGCGCGGCATCCGCGACAGCGGCAAGGTTATCGGCCTTGAACGCATTGCGATCATGGCGGCCCTGAATATTTCTCATGAGCTGCTCTCAACTACCACAACGGATGAATCCGAAGTGGCACGTCAGCAGGCACAGGTTCAGAAACTGAACAGCAAGCTTGATGATACACTTCATCGATTGAAACAAATCAAAATCTGA